The Blastopirellula marina genome has a window encoding:
- a CDS encoding PVC-type heme-binding CxxCH protein produces MIRTLLLAVVFAVTCVTLTHANPLVYEGDSGIGKGKHIVFLAGDHEYRSEESLPALARILAKHHGFKCTVLFSIDKKSGEISPGSSYMPGTEALETADLMVIFLRFQDFPKEQMQPIVDYLERGGPVVGMRTSTHAFKIPEKSEFARFSYNYKGEDYPLGFGRQVLGETWAGHYGKNHVMSTRLDIVPQQKDHPVLRGVKNPWVQAGGYWTAPMEDSTVLAMAQPLESMKADSPAAKDKMPCPGVWVRDYQSKSGKSGRVFTTTYGASEDILDDGFRRIMVNGCLWAAGMEQQIKPDLKIDFVGPYQPVTFSFGGHRKGVKPAELQGWDSPILPDHSPNDKKKVAAMEASRREEGRDARKQNAKDAKNTQVENPPELTDEDFSGFAIYEKTAPRPKSAEPIATSLPLKLNKGDRIALIGNTLFERSQDFGHFEGMLQKKFPQHQLTVRHLAWSADAIDVQPRPDNFADTQQHLVHEKADVILAAFGFNESFAGPAGLAEFRQKLTQYLTDLKSKSFNGKTAARIVLVSPIANENIDNIPAATLNNANIQLYVDVMRDVAAEQNIAFADVFPATAAEMGSPGTDLTINGVHLNQAGDQVFSAALFEQLFQEEAPEVSQSLLATIVDKNIQFFRRFRPLNTFYYTGGRNKDYGYLDFLPAMRNFDMMVANRDERIWDIAQGKQVPAKVDDSNVPSLPMTKQSRGANEWMSAEDEKKAFDVDPRFEVNLFAGEEEFPDIVNPIQMRWDSKGRLWVSCSTTYPHVYPGNEPNDKLVILEDTDGDGKADKSTVFADNLHIPLSFEFGDGGVYVSEQPCLSFLKDTDGDDKADIHKVVLRGFGTEDSHHSLHDFTWTPDGDLIFRESIFHHSQVETPYGPVRQQNSGWFRFDPKTQRLISFGSYPSTNPWGVTFDRWGQHMASHPVYAEAHQAVDPPYPLQNDRPNGLQAYSGVCGHHFVDWATFPKQLQGSFIKVRYKPTNRVEILNWKEGPFGYTEEYVGDLLFSRNLSFIPVDLQWGPRGALYVCDWYNPIKGHAQYSLRDERRDRHSGRIWRITAKDMPLQEPPQIAGASIEQLLELLKRPEYAVRFMAKREFGERDPAKVKELLDKWVTKLDPSDPEFRHHQIEAIWAYRWIDAVEMVPASDATPERDLAVAVGVLEDLLACENSHARAAATKQLRYWYPYLPQWEQRLKAAANDENAIVRMQAAIAATYIGSKPAFAAMLDVLKHPREGHVAYGITCALMSKPMRAHWEGNPRYGIARILKQAAKDSEIKEPKPTVAQAKFDAQKDLREVKITCLEERMLFDVKHFMVKPGQPLKIVFTNPDATDHNFVIVKPDTLAEVGMAANEMAKDPTNADSDFIPREKMDLIIQNTPMIGPTRAAQIAVLRFNAPKEEGIYPYVCTFPGHWVVMNGVMVVARDDASAQALMDSSVPQVIKEWKMTDFSDFADHPRKKDDATLVRGMTAFVKARCNQCHVVAGHGTNLGPDLTESVKKLKGKDLLQQMVDPSSQINEKFQNVQFLTISGRVITGVVVKEDKQAFHVATNLLTPNSLTTIPKDDVEQMAPSKISPMPGGLLDILTKEEIYDLHSYLEAGGYEMPEHLKNLHNHGGAK; encoded by the coding sequence ATGATTCGCACTCTTTTGTTGGCAGTTGTGTTTGCCGTTACTTGCGTTACGTTAACCCATGCCAACCCACTTGTTTACGAAGGGGACTCTGGCATTGGCAAAGGGAAGCATATCGTCTTCCTGGCTGGCGACCATGAATACCGTTCCGAGGAATCGCTGCCGGCATTGGCACGAATTCTGGCGAAGCACCATGGTTTTAAATGCACGGTGCTGTTTTCCATCGACAAGAAGTCAGGCGAGATCTCGCCAGGCTCCAGCTATATGCCTGGGACCGAAGCGTTGGAAACGGCGGACCTGATGGTGATCTTTTTGCGTTTCCAAGACTTCCCCAAAGAGCAGATGCAGCCGATCGTCGACTATCTGGAACGAGGGGGCCCTGTCGTTGGCATGCGAACGTCGACCCATGCGTTCAAGATCCCCGAGAAATCAGAGTTCGCTCGCTTCAGTTATAATTACAAAGGGGAGGACTACCCGCTGGGATTTGGCCGCCAGGTGCTAGGGGAAACATGGGCTGGTCACTACGGTAAGAACCACGTGATGAGCACGCGGCTCGATATCGTGCCGCAGCAGAAAGATCATCCTGTCCTGCGGGGCGTGAAGAATCCCTGGGTGCAGGCCGGTGGCTATTGGACTGCCCCCATGGAAGATAGTACCGTTTTGGCCATGGCACAGCCACTTGAGAGCATGAAGGCTGATTCTCCGGCTGCCAAGGATAAGATGCCATGCCCTGGTGTCTGGGTGCGTGATTACCAATCGAAAAGCGGTAAATCAGGACGCGTCTTCACGACCACCTACGGAGCCTCCGAAGACATTCTCGACGACGGCTTCCGCCGCATCATGGTCAACGGTTGTCTGTGGGCCGCCGGCATGGAGCAGCAGATCAAGCCTGATTTGAAGATCGACTTCGTCGGACCATATCAACCGGTCACGTTCAGCTTTGGTGGTCATCGCAAAGGAGTGAAGCCGGCCGAACTTCAAGGCTGGGATTCACCCATCCTGCCGGATCACTCCCCGAACGATAAAAAAAAAGTAGCGGCGATGGAGGCCTCGCGTCGTGAAGAAGGACGCGACGCTAGAAAACAAAACGCAAAAGATGCCAAGAATACGCAGGTCGAGAATCCGCCGGAACTGACCGACGAAGACTTCTCCGGGTTTGCGATCTACGAAAAGACTGCCCCTCGTCCGAAATCTGCGGAGCCGATTGCCACGTCGCTTCCCCTGAAACTGAACAAGGGGGACCGCATCGCTCTGATTGGGAACACCTTGTTCGAGCGATCTCAGGATTTCGGTCATTTTGAAGGGATGCTTCAAAAGAAATTCCCCCAGCATCAATTGACCGTTCGGCACCTTGCCTGGTCGGCTGACGCAATTGACGTTCAGCCGCGGCCCGACAACTTTGCCGATACGCAGCAGCATCTGGTTCATGAGAAAGCCGATGTCATCCTGGCGGCGTTTGGTTTCAACGAATCGTTCGCAGGTCCCGCCGGCCTGGCGGAATTTCGGCAAAAGCTGACGCAGTACCTGACCGATCTCAAATCGAAATCGTTCAACGGCAAGACGGCCGCGCGAATCGTGTTGGTTTCGCCGATCGCGAACGAGAACATCGATAACATCCCTGCCGCAACGCTGAATAACGCCAATATTCAGCTTTACGTTGATGTGATGCGCGATGTCGCCGCTGAACAGAACATCGCTTTCGCCGATGTCTTTCCAGCGACTGCGGCCGAAATGGGCAGCCCTGGCACCGATCTGACAATCAACGGCGTGCACTTGAACCAAGCCGGCGACCAGGTCTTTTCGGCGGCTCTCTTCGAGCAATTGTTCCAGGAAGAAGCACCGGAAGTAAGCCAATCGCTGCTCGCTACGATCGTCGATAAGAACATCCAGTTCTTCCGGCGTTTTCGTCCGTTGAACACGTTCTATTACACCGGCGGTCGCAATAAGGACTACGGCTATCTCGACTTTCTACCGGCGATGCGCAACTTCGATATGATGGTTGCCAATCGCGATGAGCGAATCTGGGATATTGCTCAAGGGAAGCAGGTGCCTGCAAAGGTCGACGACTCGAACGTTCCATCGCTTCCCATGACCAAGCAGAGTCGGGGGGCGAACGAGTGGATGTCGGCCGAGGACGAGAAGAAAGCGTTTGACGTCGACCCACGCTTCGAGGTGAATCTCTTTGCCGGGGAAGAGGAATTTCCGGATATCGTGAATCCAATTCAAATGCGATGGGACTCTAAGGGACGCCTGTGGGTAAGCTGCTCGACGACCTACCCTCACGTTTATCCCGGCAACGAACCCAATGACAAGTTGGTCATTCTGGAGGATACCGACGGGGACGGCAAAGCGGACAAGTCGACGGTGTTCGCTGATAATCTACACATTCCCCTTTCGTTTGAATTCGGTGATGGCGGGGTTTATGTCTCCGAACAGCCTTGCTTATCTTTTTTGAAGGACACCGATGGAGACGACAAGGCTGATATTCATAAGGTTGTGCTGCGTGGTTTTGGCACGGAAGACTCGCATCACTCGCTGCATGATTTCACGTGGACGCCGGATGGCGACTTGATCTTCCGCGAATCGATCTTTCATCACTCGCAAGTCGAAACACCGTATGGTCCGGTTCGTCAGCAAAACAGCGGCTGGTTCCGCTTCGATCCCAAAACGCAGCGTCTCATCAGTTTTGGTTCGTACCCCAGCACGAATCCTTGGGGTGTGACGTTCGATCGCTGGGGCCAGCACATGGCCAGCCATCCGGTTTACGCCGAAGCGCATCAAGCGGTCGATCCGCCGTACCCATTACAGAATGATCGCCCTAACGGTTTACAGGCATACTCTGGGGTTTGCGGTCATCACTTTGTCGATTGGGCGACCTTCCCGAAGCAACTGCAAGGGAGTTTTATCAAGGTTCGTTACAAGCCGACCAATCGCGTAGAGATTTTGAACTGGAAGGAAGGTCCCTTCGGCTACACCGAAGAGTATGTTGGTGACCTGTTGTTTTCACGGAACCTCAGTTTCATTCCGGTCGATTTGCAATGGGGACCACGTGGAGCCCTCTACGTTTGCGACTGGTACAACCCAATCAAGGGACATGCCCAATATTCGCTACGCGATGAACGTCGCGATCGCCACTCGGGTCGCATTTGGCGGATAACGGCCAAGGATATGCCGCTGCAAGAACCACCGCAGATCGCGGGTGCTTCCATTGAGCAGCTACTTGAACTTCTCAAGCGACCTGAATACGCCGTTCGTTTTATGGCTAAGCGAGAGTTCGGAGAGCGTGACCCGGCGAAGGTGAAAGAACTGCTTGACAAGTGGGTAACGAAGCTCGATCCGAGCGACCCTGAGTTTCGCCATCATCAAATTGAAGCCATTTGGGCCTATCGCTGGATCGATGCTGTTGAGATGGTTCCTGCCAGCGACGCAACACCGGAGCGAGACCTGGCGGTTGCTGTTGGTGTACTGGAAGATCTCTTGGCTTGTGAAAACTCCCATGCCAGGGCGGCGGCCACCAAGCAGCTTCGCTATTGGTACCCTTACCTTCCCCAGTGGGAGCAGCGTCTGAAGGCAGCGGCCAACGATGAGAATGCGATTGTTCGAATGCAGGCCGCCATCGCTGCCACCTATATCGGCAGTAAGCCTGCGTTTGCCGCAATGCTGGATGTACTAAAGCATCCGCGGGAAGGGCACGTGGCTTATGGGATCACGTGTGCCCTGATGTCGAAACCGATGCGTGCCCATTGGGAAGGGAACCCTCGCTATGGAATTGCTCGCATTCTGAAGCAGGCCGCGAAGGACTCTGAGATCAAAGAACCCAAACCGACTGTAGCTCAGGCCAAGTTTGACGCGCAGAAAGACCTTCGCGAAGTAAAGATTACTTGTCTCGAAGAACGCATGCTGTTCGACGTCAAACACTTCATGGTCAAGCCTGGTCAGCCACTGAAGATTGTCTTTACGAACCCCGATGCAACGGACCACAACTTCGTGATTGTGAAGCCTGATACCCTGGCCGAGGTGGGCATGGCGGCCAACGAGATGGCGAAAGACCCAACCAATGCCGACTCGGACTTTATCCCACGCGAGAAGATGGATCTGATCATCCAGAATACACCGATGATCGGTCCGACCCGCGCGGCACAGATCGCCGTCCTGCGGTTCAATGCCCCTAAAGAGGAAGGGATTTATCCTTACGTGTGCACCTTCCCAGGGCACTGGGTTGTAATGAACGGGGTAATGGTTGTCGCCCGCGATGATGCCAGTGCCCAGGCGTTGATGGATTCGAGCGTTCCTCAAGTGATCAAAGAATGGAAGATGACCGACTTTTCGGACTTCGCGGATCATCCTCGTAAGAAGGACGATGCGACGCTTGTTCGCGGCATGACGGCTTTCGTGAAAGCTCGCTGTAACCAGTGCCATGTCGTCGCCGGTCATGGAACCAACTTGGGGCCTGATCTGACCGAGTCGGTGAAGAAGCTGAAAGGGAAAGACCTGTTGCAGCAGATGGTCGACCCATCGAGTCAGATCAACGAGAAATTTCAGAACGTTCAGTTCCTCACCATAAGTGGCCGAGTGATCACCGGTGTTGTTGTCAAAGAGGATAAGCAGGCGTTTCATGTCGCGACTAACCTTCTGACTCCCAACAGTCTGACGACGATTCCTAAGGATGATGTCGAGCAAATGGCACCATCGAAAATCTCTCCGATGCCAGGCGGTTTGCTCGATATCCTGACTAAGGAAGAGATCTATGATCTTCATTCGTATCTGGAAGCAGGTGGTTACGAGATGCCGGAACATTTGAAGAACCTGCACAATCATGGTGGGGCCAAATAG
- a CDS encoding DJ-1/PfpI family protein, with translation MSRFNLFTNKKPRKNTSANRKSRRLGSNLQSLEDRRMMAGDVATTELMPLESEYVETSTLDPTAQTNWTLDPISDVEATSGQTLETMLTVSGDVETEALIFSASIVSTIEQKLDAQYDLVESDDYHTNCLGNNERWIRSANGGWFYVMPSGEFYQWQGSFAKSTLLASFDSTHYDDPDLIAEPESIDASVHIEGDVLVITPDADYTGSFQVEIGATDGTHSASQTVLVAVAESIPDEDDNTDDTPTANKPLPVLMVIANQDFYYQEYGDTRQSLEAQGLEVVVAAATTEVSRPHANSGQGADGGLVRPDLALTDVSADDYSAIVFVGGWGASSYQYAFEGTYDHGAYNSTDALKTTVNDLVNDFVEQDKYVAAICHGVSVLAYARVDGESLLDGKTVSAWGGSAPSSDQRIYTTRDNIELNGGTMVESGSVGDPTTVADDVIVDGRIITAENYDSAAMFGRIIGNLVSEPEYVDAVFAEWE, from the coding sequence ATGTCACGATTCAACCTTTTCACCAACAAAAAGCCGCGCAAGAATACATCCGCCAATCGTAAAAGCCGTCGCCTGGGAAGCAATCTGCAGAGCCTGGAAGACCGGCGCATGATGGCAGGTGACGTCGCCACCACCGAGCTGATGCCGCTTGAGTCGGAGTATGTCGAAACTTCGACACTCGATCCAACTGCCCAAACCAACTGGACGCTCGATCCGATCTCTGATGTGGAAGCCACCAGCGGCCAGACTCTAGAGACGATGCTGACCGTCAGCGGTGACGTGGAAACGGAAGCCCTTATTTTCTCGGCTTCCATCGTTTCGACCATCGAGCAAAAACTCGATGCCCAGTACGACCTGGTGGAATCGGACGACTACCACACCAATTGCCTGGGCAATAACGAACGCTGGATTCGTTCGGCCAACGGTGGCTGGTTCTACGTGATGCCTTCGGGCGAGTTCTACCAGTGGCAAGGCTCTTTCGCCAAAAGCACCTTGTTGGCCAGTTTCGATTCGACCCACTACGACGACCCAGACCTGATTGCCGAACCGGAATCGATCGACGCGAGCGTACATATCGAGGGAGACGTTCTGGTCATCACCCCAGATGCCGACTACACCGGCAGTTTCCAGGTTGAAATCGGGGCCACCGATGGGACCCATTCGGCAAGTCAAACGGTGCTGGTCGCCGTCGCCGAGTCGATTCCTGACGAGGACGACAATACCGATGATACCCCAACAGCCAATAAGCCACTGCCGGTCTTGATGGTCATTGCCAATCAAGACTTCTACTACCAGGAATATGGCGACACACGGCAGTCGCTGGAAGCACAGGGACTAGAGGTTGTTGTTGCAGCCGCGACGACGGAAGTCTCTCGCCCTCATGCAAACTCTGGTCAAGGAGCCGACGGTGGGCTAGTTCGGCCTGACCTGGCCCTCACGGATGTCAGCGCCGACGACTACTCGGCCATCGTCTTTGTGGGTGGATGGGGAGCTTCCAGCTACCAGTACGCGTTCGAGGGAACCTACGACCATGGTGCCTACAACAGCACTGATGCCCTCAAGACCACCGTCAACGACCTGGTCAACGACTTCGTCGAACAAGACAAGTATGTTGCGGCCATCTGCCACGGCGTATCGGTGTTGGCCTATGCCCGGGTAGACGGCGAGAGCCTTCTGGACGGGAAGACGGTCTCCGCTTGGGGCGGATCTGCTCCGAGCTCCGATCAACGGATCTACACGACACGCGACAACATCGAACTCAACGGAGGCACGATGGTCGAATCAGGCTCTGTTGGTGATCCAACGACCGTTGCCGACGACGTGATTGTCGATGGACGCATCATCACGGCTGAAAACTACGATTCTGCGGCCATGTTTGGACGCATCATTGGCAACCTGGTGAGCGAACCGGAATACGTGGATGCCGTGTTCGCCGAGTGGGAATAG
- a CDS encoding DUF1552 domain-containing protein, with protein sequence MSNQLSRRTFLRAYGIAMGLPLLGSMRATRLLAKDEPGEASDVRRMLAICAPLGIHTPNLFPEKAGKDYELTPYLKPMGALRDKFSVISGIMHPNVDGGHSAEKSFLTGAAHPGQPSFQNTISVDQLAAEQLGYKTRFSSLTLAVDYNSLSYTRSGVQIPAENRPSKLFAKLFLEGTQQEKEEQMRRIEDGQSIMDLVQEQTKKVTKKVGREDNQTLDQYFTSVRELEQRLVQAEAWAKQPKPEVDRKQPKDIDDRAELTQRLRLMYEMIFLAIQTDSTRFISLVAPGGNEVVSLDGVDDGWHNLSHHGRDPDKIEMLTIIELEEMRLFAELMQKLEDAKEGSHSLLDQTAILFGSNLGNASSHNNTNLPIIAAGGHFRHGQHIAYQEDKAPPLCNLLVSYLQHVGVEIDQFSSGRGTLTELPAV encoded by the coding sequence ATGTCGAACCAACTTAGTCGACGAACGTTTCTGCGTGCCTATGGGATTGCGATGGGGCTGCCGCTGTTAGGCAGTATGAGAGCGACCCGATTGCTGGCCAAAGACGAGCCAGGCGAAGCAAGCGACGTACGGCGTATGCTGGCCATTTGTGCTCCGCTGGGGATTCATACGCCCAATCTGTTTCCTGAGAAGGCTGGCAAGGACTACGAACTGACTCCTTATCTCAAACCGATGGGGGCATTGCGGGATAAGTTCTCGGTGATCTCCGGAATCATGCATCCCAACGTGGATGGTGGACATTCGGCGGAAAAGAGCTTTCTGACTGGGGCCGCACACCCAGGACAGCCAAGCTTCCAGAATACCATTTCAGTGGACCAACTCGCCGCAGAACAACTGGGGTACAAGACTCGCTTCAGTTCGCTGACACTTGCCGTCGACTACAACAGTCTTTCCTACACGCGTAGCGGTGTGCAGATTCCGGCCGAGAATCGGCCCTCGAAGCTGTTCGCAAAGCTCTTTCTCGAAGGAACACAGCAGGAAAAAGAAGAGCAGATGCGGCGGATCGAGGATGGCCAAAGCATTATGGACCTGGTTCAAGAGCAGACGAAAAAGGTCACTAAGAAGGTGGGCCGCGAAGACAATCAAACGCTGGACCAGTACTTCACCAGCGTGCGAGAGTTGGAGCAGCGTCTGGTTCAGGCCGAAGCGTGGGCCAAGCAGCCTAAGCCTGAGGTCGATCGTAAGCAGCCAAAAGATATCGATGACCGGGCCGAATTGACCCAGAGGCTGCGGCTCATGTACGAGATGATCTTCCTGGCGATTCAAACCGACTCGACCCGCTTCATTTCGTTGGTCGCGCCCGGCGGCAACGAGGTGGTTTCGCTCGATGGTGTCGACGACGGTTGGCATAACCTCAGCCATCACGGCCGAGATCCCGATAAGATCGAGATGCTGACCATTATCGAACTGGAAGAAATGCGGCTTTTCGCTGAGCTGATGCAAAAGTTGGAAGACGCCAAAGAAGGGTCGCATTCGCTGTTAGACCAGACGGCGATTCTGTTCGGTTCCAATCTCGGAAACGCATCGAGTCACAATAACACTAACTTGCCGATTATTGCCGCCGGCGGGCACTTCCGTCACGGGCAGCATATTGCCTATCAGGAAGACAAGGCTCCGCCGCTGTGCAACTTACTGGTCAGTTACCTGCAGCATGTGGGAGTCGAGATCGATCAGTTCTCTTCGGGGCGTGGAACGTTAACAGAACTGCCGGCCGTTTAG
- a CDS encoding AAA family ATPase, which yields MADLWPQIEDDFNKIFLTLSRELGGSRFRINFPGEFNGFSEIPWDAITETYRQRGNYPESLVRMALASDCLHHLGMAILADHRIEEHEFDVSFSVALPLASSICTLSRFKRYSTLSRNQWDVFLSAFMNDREWFGGNCSETRNLSLVLCLIVHHLGRDSSLLPTYERMIRTIVGAVFQWGASTDVERDLVDKLDRMFETCRGGNPYTSRSTRGPSPLDALKPIKLDPPEKDAIEEYGPPETILKEAQKELDGLIGLNSVKTEVKRLMAYLKIQKQRREHGLKQSSQTLHFVFKGNPGTGKTTVARIIGKILYGFQILKTPKLVEGDRVALVSGYVGQTALKTDEVVDSALDGVLFIDEAYALSNPTGQHDFGQEAINTLLKRMEDNRDQLVVIVAGYPRLMQQFIETNPGLESRFTRYIDFDDYAVSDLCRIFEKFCADSEYELTNEARAIASILFTAAYHGRDERFGNARFVRNVFERAVGLHSERLAAQPEAAISREDLINFTKADIPLEAYQPLKGKTIDLENTQWLATCPGCGLESDGGVKFLGQRVTCRKCQEKFQFPWWHVRVETVSGIDSGLLKPN from the coding sequence GTGGCGGATTTGTGGCCCCAAATTGAAGACGACTTCAACAAGATCTTTCTTACTCTCAGCCGAGAGCTTGGCGGTTCTCGTTTTCGGATCAACTTCCCAGGCGAGTTCAACGGGTTTAGTGAGATCCCTTGGGATGCGATTACTGAGACATATCGCCAACGCGGTAACTATCCCGAATCGCTCGTGCGAATGGCTTTGGCCAGCGATTGTCTTCATCACCTGGGAATGGCCATTCTGGCCGATCATCGCATTGAAGAGCACGAATTCGACGTTTCATTCTCGGTGGCACTACCGCTGGCCAGTAGTATCTGCACCCTCTCGCGATTCAAACGCTATAGCACGCTCAGTCGCAACCAGTGGGATGTCTTTCTCAGCGCGTTCATGAACGATCGCGAGTGGTTTGGCGGCAACTGCAGCGAGACTCGCAACTTGAGCCTTGTTCTTTGTTTGATCGTGCATCACTTGGGGCGCGATTCCAGTTTGCTGCCAACCTACGAACGCATGATTCGCACGATTGTCGGCGCGGTGTTTCAGTGGGGTGCATCAACCGACGTCGAACGCGACCTCGTCGACAAGCTTGATCGCATGTTTGAAACTTGCCGGGGAGGCAACCCTTATACTTCCCGCAGCACGCGTGGACCCTCGCCACTTGACGCGCTGAAGCCGATCAAGCTCGATCCACCGGAGAAAGACGCGATCGAAGAATACGGGCCTCCGGAAACGATACTCAAAGAAGCCCAGAAGGAACTCGACGGGCTGATCGGATTGAACTCGGTTAAGACAGAAGTCAAACGGCTCATGGCTTATCTGAAGATTCAAAAGCAGCGCCGCGAACATGGCTTGAAGCAATCGTCGCAAACGCTGCACTTCGTTTTCAAAGGGAACCCAGGCACCGGCAAGACAACCGTTGCCCGTATCATTGGCAAGATTCTGTATGGCTTTCAAATTCTGAAGACACCGAAACTGGTCGAAGGAGACAGGGTAGCTCTGGTGAGTGGTTACGTTGGGCAAACGGCTCTGAAAACCGATGAAGTCGTCGATTCGGCTTTGGATGGGGTGCTCTTCATCGACGAGGCCTATGCCCTCTCCAACCCGACGGGGCAGCATGATTTCGGCCAGGAAGCGATTAACACACTACTAAAGCGAATGGAGGACAACCGCGATCAACTGGTGGTCATCGTGGCAGGCTACCCCAGACTTATGCAGCAATTCATCGAAACCAATCCTGGACTCGAAAGTCGGTTCACACGATACATCGATTTCGATGACTATGCCGTATCCGACCTGTGTCGAATCTTTGAAAAGTTCTGTGCTGATTCCGAGTACGAGTTGACGAACGAGGCCCGAGCGATCGCCAGCATCCTGTTCACAGCCGCATACCATGGACGCGACGAACGCTTCGGCAATGCCCGCTTTGTGCGGAATGTCTTCGAACGAGCCGTGGGGCTGCACTCAGAACGTTTGGCGGCCCAGCCGGAAGCGGCCATCTCGCGAGAAGACCTGATTAACTTCACCAAGGCAGACATTCCGCTCGAAGCATATCAGCCTCTCAAGGGAAAGACGATCGATCTTGAGAATACCCAGTGGCTTGCGACATGCCCCGGTTGCGGCCTGGAAAGTGACGGCGGCGTGAAATTCCTCGGCCAACGCGTTACCTGTCGCAAGTGCCAGGAGAAGTTTCAATTCCCCTGGTGGCACGTTCGTGTGGAAACGGTCAGCGGCATAGACTCAGGACTGCTGAAACCGAACTAA